The following proteins are encoded in a genomic region of Anguilla anguilla isolate fAngAng1 chromosome 15, fAngAng1.pri, whole genome shotgun sequence:
- the LOC118214261 gene encoding membrane transport protein XK-like isoform X1: MKLPISVFLSVFLFTAETTAALYLSFTYGSSGDRIYRGFTLLFTLLPSVLVQLTLTFIHRDLQKDRPFVLLLHILQLGPIVRCLEAFYIYGSMGKVEEPYVSIIRKKRLPRGGAPPEEVEEQLGRAEGKIMTHRAAFARASVVQAFMGSAPQLTLQAYISLLHRAVPIRRGTMMVVSMLSMVYGALRCNLLAIKIKYDDYEVKIGPAAFLCIFLWRSLEISSRVAVLVLVGSTLQLWVLPVVLADLLASSLHPWVQFWRSGAPFPEGVEKTLERAGTGVALCLLTLLYGTISVFCWPATDLDLAHADLIGRRENWRHPVTYYALRFAENVILVMLWLAYQKDFHQPPIAVLLGLHLLVGYAAGLVFMLVLYRFCHPCRRLYLSQGSCEQPGNP; this comes from the exons ATGAAACTacccatttcagtttttttgtcgGTCTTTCTATTCACCGCCGAGACCACCGCTGCTCTGTACCTAAGCTTCACCTACGGCTCCTCGGGTGATCGGATCTACCGGGGGTTCACGCTCCTCTTCACTCTCCTGCCGTCTGTACTGGTGCAGCTGACACTGACCTTTATACATAGGGACCTTCAAAAAGACAGACCCTTCGTGCTACTGCTTCACATTCTGCAGCTCGGACCTATTGTAAG GTGCCTGGAGGCCTTCTACATCTATGGGAGCATGGGGAAGGTGGAGGAGCCCTACGTCAGCATCATCCGAAAGAAGCGGTTGCCAAGGGGCGGGGCGCCGCccgaggaggtggaggagcagtTGGGCCGGGCGGAGGGGAAGATCATGACCCATCGCGCTGCCTTCGCCCGTGCCTCGGTGGTCCAGGCCTTCATGGGCTCCGCCCCTCAGCTGACCCTGCAGGCCTACATAAGCCTGCTGCACAGGGCTGTGCCAATCAGGAGAG GGACGATGATGGTCGTGTCCATGCTGTCCATGGTGTATGGCGCCCTGCGCTGTAACCTCCTGGCCATTAAGATCAAGTACGACGACTACGAGGTGAAGATTGGGCCCGCGGCCTTCCTCTGCATATTCCTGTGGCGGAGTCTGGAGATCTCCTCCCGGGTGGCGGTCCTGGTTCTGGTGGGCTCCACCCTCCAGCTCTGGGTCCTGCCGGTGGTGCTGGCGGACCTGCTGGCCTCCTCGCTCCACCCCTGGGTGCAGTTCTGGCGGAGCGGGGCGCCGTTCCCGGAGGGCGTGGAGAAGACGCTGGAGCGCGCGGGCACCGGCGTGGCGCTCTGCCTCCTGACCCTGCTGTACGGCACCATCAGCGTCTTCTGCTGGCCCGCCACCGATCTGGACCTCGCCCACGCCGACCTCATCGGCCGGCGGGAGAACTGGCGCCACCCGGTGACGTACTACGCTCTGCGTTTTGCCGAAAACGTCATCCTGGTCATGCTGTGGCTGGCCTACCAGAAGGACTTCCACCAGCCCCCCATCGCTGTGCTCCTGGGCCTGCACCTGCTGGTGGGGTACGCCGCCGGCCTCGTCTTCATGCTGGTCCTCTACAGATTCTGCCACCCCTGCAGAAGGCTCTACCTGTCACAGGGCTCCTGTGAGCAGCCCGGTAATCCATGA
- the LOC118213669 gene encoding lanC-like protein 3, whose product MENKRCFANRFADYKGALCTGQDNDAIVRKVIATIEKILKKVPTDLNDCDGGLYDGPAGVAYMLYYVSECPLFSQQRDVYLKTAKQVIDVSVRYVDGEQDKNMRAAFLLGGAGIYAVAAMVYKALGLSDFVKPLTKFRNLWEVCAPINFLECGSDELFVGRSGYLCAALVLKQKLEIEILSPDQIRAICRAIIESGKQYARKKRKAFPLMYSYYGTEYLGAAHGLSSILQMLLSYQELLSSGERELVWQSVDFLMNQEQNCNWPAELGAMIERENELVHWCHGAPGVAYLFAKAYLINKKPQYLDTCICSGELVWQKGLLKKGPGICHGVAGSAYVFLLLYRLTGNSKYMYRAQRFAEFLFSDEFKVGSCSVTSIYSLFEGLSGTVCFLVDLLQPDKSEFPLFSVFV is encoded by the exons ATGGAAAACAAGCGTTGTTTTGCCAACCGCTTCGCTGACTACAAAGGTGCCCTGTGTACCGGGCAAGACAACGATGCGATAGTGCGCAAGGTGATAGCGACCATTGAGAAAATTCTAAAGAAGGTTCCAACTGATTTAAATGACTGCGACGGGGGGCTGTACGACGGCCCGGCCGGCGTTGCATATATGTTATACTACGTCTCAGAATGCCCTTTGTTTTCTCAGCAAAGGGACGTCTACCTTAAAACAGCGAAGCAGGTAATAGACGTATCCGTGAGGTACGTTGACGGGGAGCAAGACAAGAACATGCGAGCCGCGTTCCTTCTCGGTGGAGCTGGAATCTACGCCGTGGCTGCAATGGTCTACAAAGCTTTAGGCTTGTCAGACTTTGTGAAGCCCCTCACTAAATTTCGGAACCTGTGGGAAGTGTGTGCTCCGATCAACTTCCTTGAGTGCGGCTCTGATGAGCTGTTCGTGGGTAGATCCGGTTATCTGTGCGCAGCCTTGGTACTGAAACAGAAACTTGAAATTGAG ATTCTGAGTCCGGATCAGATAAGGGCAATTTGCCGGGCTATTATTGAGTCTGGTAAGCAGTACGccagaaagaaaaggaaagccTTTCCCCTTATGTACTCGTACTACGGCACGGAATATTTGG GTGCAGCCCATGGCCTCTCCTCCATTCTGCAGATGCTGCTGTCCTACCAGGAGCTGCTGTCctcaggagagagggagctcgTGTGGCAGAGTGTGGACTTCCTGATGAACCAGGAGCAGAACTGCAACTGGCCTGCTGAGTTGGGGGCCATGATTGAGAGGGAGAACGAGCTGGTGCACTGGTGCCATGGTGCTCCTG GTGTGGCCTACCTGTTTGCCAAAGCCTACCTGATCAACAAGAAGCCACAGTACCTGGACACCTGCATATGCAGTGGGGAGCTGGTGTGGCAGAAGGGTCTTCTGAAGAAGGGCCCGGGAATCTGCCACGGGGTGGCAGGAAGTGCTTATGTCTTCCTGCTCCTGTACCGCCTGACCGGAAACTCCAAGTACATGTATCGTGCACAGAG GTTCGCTGAGTTCCTGTTCAGCGATGAGTTCAAGGTGGGTTCCTGCTCCGTGACCAGCATCTACAGCCTGTTTGAAGGTCTCTCGGGGACCGTGTGCTTCCTGGTCGATCTCCTCCAGCCTGACAAGTCTGAGTTTCCTCTCTTTAGTGTCTTTGTGTAG
- the LOC118214261 gene encoding membrane transport protein XK-like isoform X2, whose protein sequence is MGKVEEPYVSIIRKKRLPRGGAPPEEVEEQLGRAEGKIMTHRAAFARASVVQAFMGSAPQLTLQAYISLLHRAVPIRRGTMMVVSMLSMVYGALRCNLLAIKIKYDDYEVKIGPAAFLCIFLWRSLEISSRVAVLVLVGSTLQLWVLPVVLADLLASSLHPWVQFWRSGAPFPEGVEKTLERAGTGVALCLLTLLYGTISVFCWPATDLDLAHADLIGRRENWRHPVTYYALRFAENVILVMLWLAYQKDFHQPPIAVLLGLHLLVGYAAGLVFMLVLYRFCHPCRRLYLSQGSCEQPGNP, encoded by the exons ATGGGGAAGGTGGAGGAGCCCTACGTCAGCATCATCCGAAAGAAGCGGTTGCCAAGGGGCGGGGCGCCGCccgaggaggtggaggagcagtTGGGCCGGGCGGAGGGGAAGATCATGACCCATCGCGCTGCCTTCGCCCGTGCCTCGGTGGTCCAGGCCTTCATGGGCTCCGCCCCTCAGCTGACCCTGCAGGCCTACATAAGCCTGCTGCACAGGGCTGTGCCAATCAGGAGAG GGACGATGATGGTCGTGTCCATGCTGTCCATGGTGTATGGCGCCCTGCGCTGTAACCTCCTGGCCATTAAGATCAAGTACGACGACTACGAGGTGAAGATTGGGCCCGCGGCCTTCCTCTGCATATTCCTGTGGCGGAGTCTGGAGATCTCCTCCCGGGTGGCGGTCCTGGTTCTGGTGGGCTCCACCCTCCAGCTCTGGGTCCTGCCGGTGGTGCTGGCGGACCTGCTGGCCTCCTCGCTCCACCCCTGGGTGCAGTTCTGGCGGAGCGGGGCGCCGTTCCCGGAGGGCGTGGAGAAGACGCTGGAGCGCGCGGGCACCGGCGTGGCGCTCTGCCTCCTGACCCTGCTGTACGGCACCATCAGCGTCTTCTGCTGGCCCGCCACCGATCTGGACCTCGCCCACGCCGACCTCATCGGCCGGCGGGAGAACTGGCGCCACCCGGTGACGTACTACGCTCTGCGTTTTGCCGAAAACGTCATCCTGGTCATGCTGTGGCTGGCCTACCAGAAGGACTTCCACCAGCCCCCCATCGCTGTGCTCCTGGGCCTGCACCTGCTGGTGGGGTACGCCGCCGGCCTCGTCTTCATGCTGGTCCTCTACAGATTCTGCCACCCCTGCAGAAGGCTCTACCTGTCACAGGGCTCCTGTGAGCAGCCCGGTAATCCATGA